In one Ralstonia pickettii genomic region, the following are encoded:
- a CDS encoding DUF2076 domain-containing protein yields MSPQEQQALENFLAQLTQARVGAKDPQAEARILDAVARQPDAAYLLVQRAMLLDQALASAQAQIATLQNQLQAAQAGRSTSFMDSANNWGSHASSPAPNPAYAPQQAAPVQMPPQPQPAPAQPARSGFFSGGLGSTLGSVATTAAGVAGGALLFQGIENMFHHNSGGGGFFGQQPVMGGTTETVINNYYDSDSNGNSGTTNTTSRDDSLGLIDDSDLGGSDYSDDDSMLS; encoded by the coding sequence ATGTCACCGCAAGAACAGCAAGCGCTAGAGAACTTCCTGGCCCAACTGACGCAAGCCCGCGTCGGGGCCAAGGACCCGCAGGCCGAAGCCCGCATCCTCGACGCCGTGGCGCGCCAGCCGGACGCTGCCTATCTGCTCGTGCAGCGCGCCATGCTGCTCGACCAGGCGCTGGCATCGGCGCAGGCCCAGATCGCCACGCTGCAGAACCAGTTGCAGGCGGCGCAGGCCGGCCGCAGTACGTCGTTCATGGATTCGGCCAACAACTGGGGCAGCCACGCCAGCAGCCCTGCGCCCAACCCCGCCTACGCCCCGCAGCAAGCCGCCCCAGTACAGATGCCGCCACAGCCCCAGCCGGCCCCGGCGCAACCCGCGCGCTCGGGCTTCTTTAGCGGCGGCCTGGGCAGCACACTCGGCAGCGTCGCCACCACCGCAGCCGGCGTGGCCGGCGGCGCGCTGCTGTTTCAGGGCATCGAGAACATGTTCCACCACAACAGCGGCGGTGGCGGCTTCTTCGGCCAGCAGCCGGTGATGGGCGGCACCACGGAAACCGTCATCAACAACTACTACGACAGCGACAGCAACGGCAACAGCGGCACGACCAACACGACGTCACGCGATGACAGCCTTGGGCTGATCGACGACAGCGACCTCGGCGGTAGTGACTATTCGGATGACGATTCGATGTTGAGCTAG